A region of the Silene latifolia isolate original U9 population chromosome 9, ASM4854445v1, whole genome shotgun sequence genome:
ccaccttgacttgaattacCCAAAAACGAATCAAACCCAAATCAGCTTCAATAGAGTCGAATCTCAAGTCACTATCTGTCCCGATAATCTCCACTTGACTTGAACACAACTCAGAAAACAGACAAATGAACCAAGTGTGCAACAAATGTGACCAATATACGAAGTACCCAATGTAGCAAGCTGAAACTACCAATTGTACTAAGTACCCAACATATCTTCATACCAATAGGAAGGCCAAACGCAGCAAACTCCGAAGAGGACAAAACCTACCAAACGCCAACACAAATCTATGAGATACCAAATGTCACTAAGATGGAACGGTAtaccaaaacaacacacacaaGACTCCAAACAAAATCTCCTCCAAACTACATGGCTAAATGTACCGTCGTACCAAACTGTCCCAAAAGAAACACAAACGCCACGAACAAAACAAATGTGTCACTTGAGCAAACTAGGTGTCATGACCACCACAAAAAATGCCTACACCAAGACAACAAAACTCAAGccgaaaccaaacaaaaaaacaaacattcTCAGCGAGCACAAATTACCTCCATCAAAGGTACAAATTGTTAGACAAGATAGTCCAACCCAAACCTCTAAAGAATAAACTCCCGTTGAAGTTTCAAATGACCCCTTACGAGGTCCCAAACGGCTctctttcaagagccacaaacagcTCCACCTGAAGCCCCAAACCGCCTCATTGAGGCGAAGAGACAAAACTAGGTAGCTTGTCTTGAGAACCTTGTAGCTTGACCTGTACCGGAATAGATTCCATCTTACTGTCAACACTACCATTCTCACTAAAGCTATCCAAACCCGAATTATCTAGAATATCACCAAGTGATCCAAACTGGATGTGCTTCAAAGTATCGTTCACATATCCAAGTTGCATATGCCCAAACTTAGACTCGAGAGAGACAGAAGAACGATTACCTGATGCTCCAACAGTCAGCACAgtgccttgaaggacataaatAGTTCCTTTCTTAACACCCCTCCAAGTAACAGAAGAACCCTTACCAACGCACAACGATCCACCATCACCTTGAAAATCAGTAGCCCCCGATCAACTAACATTCCAAGTGAAACAAGATTTCTCTTCAAACGTGGAACATGCCTAACACCTTCTAGAAAGATAACAACACCATCACATGTCCTAACCCGAATAGTACCAAATCCAAGCACCTCACAGATAGACCCGTCACCCATGGCAACATTGACCCCATGTGAAGCTTCATAAGAAGTAAACCATTCCCTAAAAGGACACATATGATAAACAAATCCCGTATCCAAAATCCAACTATCCGAAGAACgtggaacaacatcaacaacgagAGCATAATCTTCTTTAGAATCGTATTTAGCAACCTTTTGTGCAACAGCAGAAACACCAGCTTCCTTCAACTTAGGACACTGATTTTTCCAATGACCTGGTTCTTTGCAGTAATTGCAGACATTCTTACGAGGACCCTTAGACTTGGCTTTACCCTTACTAGAACCCCCCGAATTAACAACAAGCCCTACAGGACTACTGTCTACAACACCACCTGACGCTACTCGGCGCAAATCCCTAGTGTGAAGCGCCGACCTCACTTCCTCTAGGGTCAAAGAATCTTTACCAACAACAAACGACTCCATAAAAGTCTCAAACGAATTTGGCAAAGAAACTAACAAAATCAAGGCGGCatcctcatcatctaccttaacATCTAAATTACGAAAATCAAGTAAaatacactagtagaaaaaacccctatcacgacgcagttatcgtggcggttctaatagGAACGACACAAAAAGCCCAATAATTTGGCAGGAAGGAAATATTTTTGTATATAGGAGGTCTATAGTGGCGGTTAAAGTAAGAACCGTCGTGATAATATAGGTTTTTTATGGCGGTTCTAAATAGGAAACGCCACCATAGTTCAATAGTGGCGGTTCtattaacaaccgacgttaaGAATGACGCTAAAAGTTAATACAAAGTTATAATTTTTTGGGCTAAAAACCGCCACGATATGTTTTTGTGTCAGTTCTAATTAAAACCGACTTTAAtagaaaaatttaaaaaaaaaattaaaaactcaAAACCCTTAGCGCTGGGTTCATTCAATCAACCGCCAAAATATACCGCTGTTTCTTCGTCTTCTTCATTTCACCGCCAAAACCTCGCCCCTCACAATTCAACTCCGACAAATCGAAAACCTGCTTTCCTCACGCCGCCCTCTGACATAGTATTGATTAAGTTCCTCAAAACTTGTTGCTTCCGTTTACACCGACTATTGTTGGACTCAATTCAATCATCAATTCGAATTTAACACTGGTAACCCTATTTTTCGAACTCGCATCCTCTTTAAACGGTTGTTTCCGTCTACACCGCAGAAGCAACGATACAAAGGCACCGCCCTTTATCCGCAACAAATTCAAAGGTATTTTTGACCATATTTAATTGCAATTTACAGTATCTTCATTTAAAAATTATCACTATCATCAAATtaattgttattgtattgttgtGTTATTGAATTATGAATTATTGAATTATACAAAGTAGCATCTCCATTAGTATAATTGGAATACTTGTTTTAGGTTGGTAAAATATCGAGTTTAAAGTCGGGTATTTGCTGCCCCTTGTTCGTTTCAGTATTAGTCGTTTTTGGGGCTTATTTTGTGCGACTTGTAATGTGTTGATCGAGGCTCTTAAAGGGTTTGAAGGGTATGAATCTAGGATGGGTTCATTATGTTTTAGAGTTGAAATATAGGCTGGTAACATCCCCTGTTCAATCATGAAATATAGGCTGGTAACATCCCCTGTTCTAGTCGGGTTCATTAATACAGAATACATTACTAGTTTAGCGCAACGATCACAATTCTCTACGGTTAAATAATTGCCAAAATCATGATTGGACAAGATTTTTAGGGCTTCATTGAAGCAAAGTAAATGGCGATTATTAGGGCTTCACCTGAGTTATAAAACATTCAGGCCTCTGTAGTAGTCCTTCAAGTCTGGCCAAGTTTCGTTGCTGCCAAATCAGATAGTACCTTGCCATAAGAGCCATAGTAACTACATTTTTCATTAAGGCAGACCACTTTCTCCTCCTAGTCCATATCAGACCATTCACATTAGGTATAGGTATATGCAGGTTAGAGCACACACCCTGAATAGCCAGCTTAGTATAATTGCATTCTTGAAACAAATGAACTGTAGTTTCTGTTCCTGCATTACAGATGCAGCATTGGTCAGTAAGACACCCCATACCTAAATAATACTAAGGTGATGGTCTGATAGTCACTCATGGTATAATTGGCGTCTATCAATGCATTCTGAGACACATTGTCCTGCAATAGAGTATGTGCAAGCGTACTACGTCTACTAGTAATTTTGCAATTCTGAGCAACGTGTGATAATTGAACTAGTAAATTCTCAGAGAAATCAAGTTTACCTCTTCAAGAACTGCTATGAGCAGAGGCTGGGACGGATTGAGTGGCATAAAATTACATTTCAGTCATAATCTTAGccatattttttttgttttaaataaatCTTGTCTTTGACAATGGAAGATTTTAAACCaaaatcgttttttttttctataaTTTGTTTAACTCCTTACTTAATTTTCGATACTTTGTTTTATCAATTGACTCCCACTCTCACTTtgattttcaaattttcatttatcattacaTCTTGTTTCTCCCACTCTTCATCTATCAACCTGTTTTTACGATTATTGATCTGtccttttattgtttttttgTAACCGGTAAGTTGTATTATAATGGCGTTTAAGGATAGTGTGACTTGTTTTCAACCTATACTTTCAAGTCGTGATAGCTGACCTCATTTTCTTAAAATAATTGGTGAATAATGGAAATACAAGGTATATGCTGCTACATATTTTCTTAAAGTATTTTAAATGTTTACTACAGTGATCATGTGATATGCTGGGAATGTTCTTAGTTCTTAGAGTGATATGCTGTTTCTGGAAATTTTGTTGGTTATAATTAAAATTATTAACACAGTTGTAATTGGTTACTTAGTTGGTTGTGACTTGAAGAACAAGTACAAGCTAATAATTCTCAGCACATTTTCGCAACGTAGGATACAATACTGACTAACCAATTACAAGAGAATATTAAAATTTTGAAGCCATGCTAACTCTTTAGGCGTAGAATTTTTAGTATTCCTTCCTCAGAACCTTGTTTTCGCCAGAGGGACAGAAATCTGAACCTTGTATTCCTTCCCCAGAACTCTTTAACCTCTGCTTCTCTTCCATCTCCATCTCTGCTTCTCaccttctctattttattatctttccttctatgtttttctcttcttttttttttctcttctgctctgttttcccttttttttttaattctcttCTCCTCTGCCTTGCCTTGTAATTATGCTGCTGGTTCTtctcacaatttttttttctcatataaAGAAACTCCTACACTATTAAATAATTGTTACTAATTTCTTAATACGTATGTTTGAATTAATTATAGCATGGATCGAAGTTGGATGTATGGAAAACGTGATTTTGAATATCTCAAAAGGCTCAATGAATTTATTACTCAAGCTGTTGAACATCAAAGACGACACGGGGATGATGAATAACTCATCTGCCCATGTAGCGCATGTAAGAATCGAAAGAAGGTGAATTCTGGAAGTGAAATGCGAGATCATTTGATATTAAAGGGATTTAAACCAAATTATACTGTGTGGATATGGCACGGAGAGAAAGAGAATGACATTCATAATTGTCCTAATGCCGTAAATGTTCAGAAACAAGTTGATAATATTATGATTGATTTTGAGGTAACTGGAGAGGATTGTAATAACAATGAGGTTAATGAGAAGAGTGATGATAAGGATTGTAATATAGAGGCTGATAATGTCGATCAGATGATGGATGATCTTGAAAAAGATTTTGTTGATTGTCCGGAAATTTTTCAAATGCTTGTTAGTGATTCAAAGAAGCCGTTATTTCCGGGTTGCTCTAAATTTACCCGTCTATCAGCGGTGTTGAAGTTGTACACCTTAAAAGTTGGGAACGGTTGGAGCGATAAGAGTTTTACTGCTTTATTGAAACTCTTGTCCGATATGTTGCCGAAAGGTAATGAGCTTCCCACTAACACTTATCGATGTAAGAAAGTGCTGTGTCCCCTTGCTACGAATTATCAAAAAATCCATGCGTGCCCGAGTGACTGCATTTTGTACCGTAAAGACTACAGCGACTTAGATGAGTGCCCACGATGCAAGAAGTCGAGGTATAAGCTTAAAGAAGGTCGTAAAAAAGGGGTGCCTGCCAAGACCTTATGGTATTTATCAATAATACCATGGTTTAAGCGTTTGTTTGCAAATCCGAAGGATGCAGAGTATATGTTATGGCATGACATAGGGAGGAAAAAAGATGGCAAGTTACGACACGTCGCTGATGCTCCTCAGTGGAGAACAACTGATAGAGATTTCCTGGAATTTGGTAGTGATCCTAGAAATTTAAGATTAGGGCTTTGCACGAACGGAATTAATCCCTTCGGAACTCAAAGtacccaacatagtacttggccagtaatGTTGATAATTTAAAATCTCCCTCCTTGGCTTACTACAAAGAGCAAATACATTTTATTGACCATGTTAATATCAGGTCCTAAACAGCCAGGTAATGACATTGACGTGTATCTAGAGCCACTGATAGAGGATTTGAAAATGTTGTGGAATGTTGGAGTGGAGGTGTTTGATGCAGCTAGCGGTTCAAAATTTCAAATGCGTGCTATGTTGTACTGCACTATCAATGACTTCCCTGCGTATGGTAACCTCTCGGGTTATAGGCTGAAGACCGATAAGGGGTGTCCTGTATGTGGTGATGACACACAGGCCGAATGGTTGGAGCACTCTGGGAAATATGTGTACATGTGTCATCGTCGAGGGCTTGACCCGGGCCATCAATATCGTAAGAGGAAGAAGGCATTCTATGGTAAAACTGAACACCGGTCAGCCCCTTTAGTTCTAAGTGGAAAAGAGTATCACGCACGGGTGAGAAACATCAGTACAGATTTTGGAAAACCGTACAAACCTCCACCAAATGGTGTATATCACACAAAGAAGTCCATCTTTTGGGACCTACCTTATTGGGAACATTTGTCGGTTAGGAATTGTATTGACGTCATGCACGTAGAAAAGAACGTATTTGATAGTATTATTGGGACTTTGTTGTATATGCCTAATAAAACTAAAGATGGTGTGAAAGCGAGACTTGACATGGTTGCTAGGGGTCGTTCCGAAGTAAATCCAATTCAGAAGGGGAAACGTACCTACTTACCCCCAACTTGCACGACATTGTCCAAAAATGAGAAGAAGGTGGTGTGTGAATCTTTAAAAGGAGTGAAGGTGCCGCATGGATATTCCTCCAACATAAGTAGCCTTGTTTCTATGAAGGATTTGAAGTTGGTGGGATTGAAATCTCATGATTGCCATGTTTTGTTAACCCAGCTGCTGCCTATAGCTATCCGATCTGTTTTGCCTAAGCATGTCAGACAAGTCATCACAAAGCTTTGTAAATTCTTTAGTGCAATAAACGCGAAAGACATTGATCCAGATTCTTTGGATGATTTACAAGCTGATGTTGTTGTGGTACTTTGTGAGCTTGAAATGTACTTTCCAATTAGTTTCTTTGACATTATGGTTCACTTAATTGTTCACCTAGTGAGAGAGATAAAACTTTGTGGACCGGTATTTCAGAGAAGCATGTGGGCGATGGAGCGAGAGATGAGAACCTATAAGAGACGAATGAAGAATCGATATCGTCCTGAAGGCAGCATTATTGAAGCAACGATTGCTTCTGAGACACTTGGATTTTGCTAAGATTATTTGAATATTGTGGAACCTCTTGGACTTCCTACATCTCGGCATGAAGGAAGGCTTGAAGGGAAGGGTACTTTGGGAAGAAAGGTCATTACCGTTGAGCGTGCTTTACTTGACAAGACATATATGTATGTTTTGCAACACATGACGGAGGTTCATCCATATTTAGAGAATCACATTGCCATATTGAAAAGACAGTATCCAAATAAACATGAAGCTTGGTTAATAAGTGAACATAATCGATGTTTTGCAGAGTGGTTTAAAGAAAAGGTAATGACGGAGTTGTCAAAGAAAACACGCGAGATAAGTGACAATTTGAGATGGTTAGCAAATGGACCAAAGACTACCTTATTTTCTTATGAAGGATACGATATCAATGGGTTCTCCTTTTACACAAGTCGCCAAGATCAGAAAAGTACAATGCAGAATAGCGGAGTTCTTTGTTGTTGCATCATCATCGTAGAATATGTTGGAAGGGGTAAGCAACCAGTGGATATAACACGATCGTATTACGGGGTAATTTTTGATATATGGGAGCTTGATTATGTGGATTTTTCGGTGCCCTTATTTCGATGTAAATGGGCTGATTGTGAGAAAGGCATCAAGGTTGACGAGATGggatttattttggttgatttcaatGTTCAAGGAAATATTGATGATCCTCTTATACTTGCATCTCAAGCGAAACAAGTTTTCTTTATTCAAGATCCTTTGGAAAATAACCGTTCAGTTGTCCTTTATGGTAAAAGACGCATTCTCGGGGTGGATGGTGTTGTTGATGAAGAAGAGTACGAACAATTTGATGAACCTTCTCCTATTTCTACAAACTATCAAAATGTGCAAGTAATACGTGATGAAACTTATTTACGTGAAGATCATGACGAGGGAATATGGTTTGATAACCCAAAATAgttgtttttctttttaaaagATTAGATATTCATTTTATCAATAATGTTTGGTACATTATATATGTTTAGAAATCTCGACGGAatacctttttttttcattttcttttgcaAGAAGGTTATTTCTCATATATTTCCAATAAATAGGATTACATGAGTTTTCTTACCAAGTCAATATCCTCTATACAATGTATCCTATATCCACCCCTACACACTGCCCATTTTCTCAATGCAAATGTCCCTGACTTTAAATTAGACTAATAATATAATATCTTCACGTAAAAACACTCTGATACAGTTATTCGAGTGCGGACTGCCGAGTGAGGGTGAGATTAGATttgagtgtgtgtgtgtgtgtgtatgaaGGTGGTGACTGGTGATGTAGTATAAAAATAGGGAGATTAAGGAGTGTGATTAAAATAAATTATGGCCGTTTGGAGATGCGATTAGATTATCAGATTCTGCTTACAAGACAGCTTCACTTGATAGCTCCTCTTCCCCTATATCCTCCTCACTATCAAAAATAACTCTGTCAGCAACTAGCCCTCACTATCTACATAATGTCTTTCAAAGTTTGAAAGTGGCGGCAGAAGCTCTGACACTCCAAATGGGTAATATGAACACAACTGCATAAATTTGGGGGAAATAGCCAACTAGTATACTAACACAGCTAACCACTAACTACAAATAAAAGCCCACTATGCAATATATTCAAGAAAAGTATAGACTGTGAGAATCAGACAGTTCATTAATCTTGGTTACAAAAACAGATTAAATAAATTGTTTGTTCTCACCTTCCTCCATAAAGAAGAAATCCAAAAGCAGCAAACAAAGACACACCTGCCACAGAACATGTATGGTGAGTTTATAGTTATATATTAAAAAATCATTAACCTGGAAACTCATTTCACAGAGCCATCTTCCTGAATTAGATAGCACAGTCCAACTGAAGTACTCATTTCACAAAATAGGGGATTGATCCCATAAGAGAGGCCCTGGAAACTCATTTCACAGTGTTAGGACTTAGAAACAGAGGCCCTGCAATCTATTAGACAGACAACACAACAGGTGCCCAAGATTTAAATGTGAAGATACTAAGTTAATTCAGACAGAGCATTAATTGTTTTATAACTTCGTACTCCGGAGACTTGGGCCTTGTTTGGATAGAAGGATTCTGAACCTGAAACtcaaacaaccataatttaaaAATGAGATGAACTATAATCTGATTGTCTGATATTATTAAGAGGTTAAAAAATATAGAAAAAGAAAATTTGGGCCTGATGTCACTCTTAATTTCAGCACTCAAGTCTTGATAGTATGAGTTGAACCTTCATCTTCTTCAGAGCTTTGTCTATTTTTGCCTTATGATATGCTCTAACACCAACCTTTATTTATTTCAGGTACTCGACATGAGTGAAAACGAGATGACTGAAAATGAGATGAGTGAAAATGAGATCAATAACTCTCGTTCGGAGCAAAAGACGAGAGGCGTCACTACCGGAAAGCACTTAAAAGAACTAAATCCAGATGATCTATGTATTGACTTTAATGAGTTTGGTCAGCCAGTGGGGCAATACCAGGCGCCATTTGTCACTGACATCGGAGTTTTAGTTCGAAATATCAAGATCACATACAATGATTGGAGAAAGGTACCACTGGCCGAAAAAGAAACAATTTGGCAAGAAgcaaaggtataaagaacaaaTTTAACAACTTGAATGTTTATTTAAATTCTGAGCTTTGTATATGGAATATTATCATTTggatattgtttttattttttcgttGAGATCACTTGGAAGATTAAAGATGACACGAATAAAGAGCATGTTCTAAAGATGATGTCAAAAGCATTCAAAGAATTCAGGTGTACGTTAACACGCACTTACATTACCAAGACCATGAAACATAAGGATGGAAAAGTGGTCGGGGATACTCCTGTTGGTAAATATGATCAAATCACGGCAGATGTTTGGGAAGAATTTAAAAAGCAACGCATGGATAAGAGCTTCTTGGTGAGTATGATTTATAATGTAATACTAAAGTAATTTAGTGTTTTGGTAAGGACTGAAATAAATGAaccaaataaaaaggaaaaacagCAACCTTAGGCTGCTTAGCAACCTTGGATGGAACCTCATAGCATTAAAGTCTGATCCTCAATCTGTTTAGCAACCTTAGGCTGGCTAGCAACCTTGGGTTGATGGGGAAAGTGACTGAGGAAAGCTTTGGTCAGTTGTTTCTATATTTACAAAGAAATACTTGGGGAGTAAAATACAATACATTTCCTATTAGTTGGACTGGAGTATGTATATCTTGGCTTGTTCAGTCGACTATCTAGTTGCTGTAGTGCAAAATTTTGTAGTTGCTatagtttcattttttttttaaggaTTATGGTATCTACTATCTAGTTGCTGTAGTGCAAAATTTTGTACATACAGTACCAGCATTTCTTTCAAAACCTGTCTGACAAGCATTCCTCCACATGTTGAGTATGGAAGGGGGATCTGTCAGTTGTCGATATTGAATCGGAACTTAGATGCCTAGTTGTTGGAGGATTATGACATTATTTAAGTACTTCAACTCTATATGTGGTTCATGACTTGTACCAAACAAACTATTGCTCTCTTCTTATCTTGAAGAGGCATCCTCCAGAAACATCTTTATACTGCATCAGCACATAGTGCCTTTGTGACCATTGAGTTCTCTTTGCTGAGGTGAATCATGCAGACCTATCATGGTGATAGTTTTCAGCTGTTTTGACGTCTTCAGCTGTTTTGACTCTTTAGCTTGCTTTACCTCCACATGTTGAGTATTTGATTCATTTAGTCTACCGTGATAGttttcgtgagctgaacagcacCTAGCATTTATTTTTGTGGAGGAGTCTCTATTCAGGTATTTAGGATCATTATTATGTATTGGCCTTCTTTCTTGTAAGCAAAATTGAATGGGCAGTGGCTGTAATTTTCCTGGAGATGCGCTTGTTTCATATTTGCAGAGTCATGTATTTGTTTTCTCATCCCCTCCAAATCACCATGGCTAATAGTTCATTGCATCTAGTCTCTCAATTTCAATAGTGCTGGCCTGTATCTTGTTTACAAAAGTAATTTGTGTAGTGACACCAAATTATATGTGACCAAATTGTAGGAAAAAAGTGCCAAGGCTCGAGCCTCCCAGAGACATAACAAACATCCACATTTTTTGGGAAGAGCCGGATATGCTGCAAGGAGAGAAAAATGGTTTAAAGAAGAACTTTCGCAAGAACTTAAGCAGAAGAAATTGGATAATGATAATGTTGATCCCAATCTTGTCAAAGAATCAGTTAGTTTAGTAACTAAACGCATCAATGATCGGGATTATTTATGGATTAAAGCACACACCCCATCATCTAATGCTCCTCTACCTCACACACAGAACGTGATAGAAGAATACGTAAGTAAACTTTATTGTTCATTAATTTAGTATCATTCTATGCTCCATTGGTCATTGGTAAATAATTAGCTAACACACACAAGCAAGTTAACCTGGTACTTTCACTGAAACTTATATTTAATTGCATGTCATGGTCCTAATTAACTCTTTATACTATATTCTTAGAAACATTGGAAGGAAAAAGAGCAAAAAGGAGAGTTTGTTCCTACAAGATTTGAAGATGCATTGGCCAAAGCATTAGGAAACCCGGAACACAATGGCAGAACAAGAGGAGTCGGAGGTTTTGTTGGTCTCCAGAAGTTTTTTGGAAAACCATCAAGCCGAAGTACTAATAGAAAGAAATTTTCTGAAGATGAAATTCAATTGATAATTGAGAAGGCAAAGAGGGAAGCAAGGGAGGAGTTTAAAAGACAAACCTTTGATGAGTTGAGCGTGAT
Encoded here:
- the LOC141600618 gene encoding uncharacterized protein LOC141600618, with product MRDHLILKGFKPNYTVWIWHGEKENDIHNCPNAVNVQKQVDNIMIDFEVTGEDCNNNEVNEKSDDKDCNIEADNVDQMMDDLEKDFVDCPEIFQMLVSDSKKPLFPGCSKFTRLSAVLKLYTLKVGNGWSDKSFTALLKLLSDMLPKGNELPTNTYRCKKVLCPLATNYQKIHACPSDCILYRKDYSDLDECPRCKKSRYKLKEGRKKGVPAKTLWYLSIIPWFKRLFANPKDAEYMLWHDIGRKKDGKLRHVADAPQWRTTDRDFLEFGSDPRNLRLGLCTNGINPFGTQSTQHSTWPVMLII